One genomic window of Quercus robur chromosome 6, dhQueRobu3.1, whole genome shotgun sequence includes the following:
- the LOC126733038 gene encoding uncharacterized protein LOC126733038, giving the protein METQSQLEVTGQTKMLPPPPGAFQDREDLIKHVRDFGANQGYVVTIKKSRKDRRVILGCDRGGIYRNRRKIDESKRKRKASSRLINCPFEAIGKKEDDVWVLTIKNGEHNHEPLKDMSEHPYSRRFTEEEVRQIKVMTEAGVKPRQVLKALKQGNPELQSTPRHLYNLKAKIRQGNLSEKSYKSWRPNRSVPVETNTTPTGGSKQNNNQPS; this is encoded by the exons ATGGAAACTCAAAGTCAACTAGAAGTTACAGGGCAGACAAAGATGCTTCCTCCACCACCTGGAGCATTTCAAGATCGTGAAGATCTTATTAAACACGTCCGTGACTTTGGTGCTAATCAAGGATATGTGGTTACTATCAAGAAGTCTAGGAAGGACAGAAGAGTCATCCTTGGGTGTGACAGAGGAGGGATTTATCGTAATAGGCGTAAGATTGATGAAAGCAAACGCAAAAGGAAAGCTAGTTCACGCCTTATAAATTGTCCTTTTGAAGCCATAGGTAAAAAGGAAGATGATGTCTGGGTACTAACCATAAAAAATGGGGAACACAACCATGAGCCATTAAAAGACATGTCAGAACATCCTTATAGTCGTCGTTTTACCGAGGAAGAGGTTAGGCAAATCAAAGTTATGACAGAAGCTGGTGTAAAACCTCGTCAAGTGCTTAAGGCTCTCAAGCAAGGTAATCCGGAGCTGCAGTCAACACCAAGACATTTGTACAATCTCAAAGCAAAGATCCGTCAAGGGAATCTATCAG AGAAAAGTTATAAGTCATGGAGGCCGAATAGGTCTGTTCCCGTGGAAACAAATACCACTCCAACTGGGGGTTCAAAGCAAAATAACAACCAGCCG AGTTAA
- the LOC126733036 gene encoding olee1-like protein, producing MAKSIIIQASALCFLSLLGFAYCEDRFFVEGKVYCDTCRIQFVTRISTYMKDARVRIECRDREGGSVIYSNEAVTDASGSYQLLVDGNHEEEICEVALVKSSDPNCNELSKDPFLKRSARVSLTVNNGISSPVRLPNPLGFLRKERLPQCDAVLKEIELVPADIQQ from the exons ATGGCAAAGTCTATTATTATCCAGGCGTCTGCCCTTTGCTTCTTGTCCCTCCTTGGTTTCGCTTACTGCGAAGACCGCTTCTTTGTGGAGGGCAAGGTTTACTGTGACACCTGCCGTATCCAGTTTGTAACAAGGATCAGTACGTACATGAAAG ATGCAAGAGTACGCATAGAGTGCAGGGACCGTGAAGGCGGCAGCGTAATATACAGCAATGAGGCTGTGACTGACGCGTCGGGAAGCTACCAACTTCTGGTGGACGGAAATCATGAAGAAGAGATTTGTGAAGTAGCCCTGGTTAAGAGCTCTGATCCTAACTGCAACGAGTTGAGCAAGGATCCTTTCCTCAAGAGGAGTGCTAGGGTCAGCCTCACAGTCAACAATGGCATTTCAAGCCCGGTACGCCTTCCCAATCCTCTTGGTTTCTTGAGGAAGGAACGTCTTCCCCAGTGCGATGCAGTCCTTAAAGAAATTGAGCTCGTCCCTGCTGATATCCAACAATAG